Proteins encoded in a region of the Marinococcus sp. PL1-022 genome:
- the eis gene encoding enhanced intracellular survival protein Eis, whose amino-acid sequence MDIRRMKKSEIDQSLDLAQYAFQIHLTEEQRRERRRTIVPQDNWVAVERGKVLSKVAIFPTVIYLGDVKMPMGGISGVATWPEKRRGSLVRSLLKEALVDLRDRGVPISMLYPFSTSFYRKFGWEVFCDTKHWTVTKNQLPETGEPEGGSIRRIYQQDWQILDYIYQKWAKQYAGMIARSEQWWKNRTLQRKKGNAAVYTDGNGFDSGYVLYEVKEQQLTVHEFVAWHEDARRELWRFLANHDSMIETAKISPAIDDPSRYMLPEPKIEETRKSYFMARIVDVYPFLHQYPLDLPPEESLVLHVEDDFCDWNNTSWQLYKSKEGRMEIKEVLSSHTGIELTINTLTALVMGYITVREAERMSLVKGSKQQLDLLDRVLPGFTPFMYDFF is encoded by the coding sequence ATGGACATTCGCCGAATGAAAAAATCAGAAATCGATCAGAGTCTGGATCTGGCCCAATATGCTTTTCAAATTCATTTAACAGAAGAACAGCGCCGGGAAAGGCGGCGGACTATCGTTCCCCAGGATAACTGGGTCGCGGTCGAACGGGGAAAGGTGCTATCCAAGGTGGCTATTTTCCCCACGGTCATTTACCTTGGGGATGTGAAAATGCCAATGGGGGGCATTTCCGGTGTGGCAACATGGCCGGAAAAGCGCCGGGGCAGCCTGGTGCGTTCATTACTGAAAGAAGCGCTGGTGGATTTAAGAGACCGGGGTGTACCTATCTCTATGCTTTATCCTTTTTCGACTTCCTTTTACCGGAAATTCGGCTGGGAGGTGTTCTGTGATACAAAGCATTGGACAGTGACGAAAAACCAGCTTCCGGAAACCGGAGAGCCTGAAGGGGGCAGCATCCGCAGAATCTATCAGCAGGACTGGCAGATTCTCGACTATATCTATCAGAAGTGGGCAAAACAGTATGCCGGCATGATTGCGCGTTCTGAGCAGTGGTGGAAAAACCGGACACTTCAGCGTAAAAAAGGGAACGCTGCTGTGTACACTGATGGAAATGGCTTTGACAGCGGATATGTGCTGTATGAGGTAAAAGAGCAGCAGCTGACCGTGCATGAATTTGTGGCCTGGCATGAGGATGCGCGCAGAGAATTGTGGCGGTTTCTGGCGAATCACGATTCCATGATTGAGACTGCTAAAATTTCTCCGGCTATTGATGACCCGAGCCGTTATATGCTGCCGGAGCCGAAAATTGAAGAAACGAGAAAAAGCTACTTCATGGCCCGAATCGTCGATGTATATCCATTTTTGCACCAGTACCCGTTGGACCTGCCGCCCGAGGAGTCTCTGGTCCTGCATGTGGAGGATGATTTCTGTGATTGGAACAATACGAGCTGGCAGCTGTATAAATCGAAAGAGGGCCGGATGGAAATTAAAGAAGTTCTCTCGAGCCATACCGGTATAGAACTGACCATCAACACATTGACCGCCCTTGTCATGGGGTATATTACCGTGCGGGAGGCTGAGCGCATGTCGCTTGTAAAAGGAAGCAAACAGCAGCTGGATCTGCTTGACCGTGTGCTTCCGGGATTCACTCCGTTTATGTATGATTTTTTCTGA
- a CDS encoding COX15/CtaA family protein, with protein sequence MHWGLRTFGAITSIGMLIVLLQGALVTNTGSGEGCGATWPLCFGEVVPSNPAVATIIEYSHRLWSGLMGLFVIILAIWSSVKLSHLRETKFMALMAVLFIIFQGLMGAGAVIWGNSSLVLALHFGISAISLATVIMLTILAFEDNEKPSLQPKVTKGYRNYLIATIVYSYAVIYTGAYVKHSGGSEMAGWIHRGAAVALMLVVAVLMIWTLKRFRAYTSLAAMSVMAFALILVQAGAGIALIFGAPHLTSVLIHALTISIIFTIMTYMLVIITRRPAVSSAELTSTSNNIHQKEAGLHH encoded by the coding sequence TTGCATTGGGGACTACGCACATTCGGCGCCATTACTTCTATTGGCATGCTCATTGTACTGCTGCAGGGAGCTCTGGTGACCAACACAGGGTCTGGTGAAGGGTGCGGTGCCACCTGGCCGCTTTGTTTCGGGGAAGTAGTACCTTCCAACCCTGCCGTCGCCACTATCATTGAATACAGCCACCGGCTCTGGTCGGGACTGATGGGACTTTTTGTTATTATTCTTGCTATCTGGTCGTCCGTGAAGCTTTCCCATTTACGGGAAACAAAATTCATGGCGCTGATGGCTGTACTGTTTATTATCTTTCAGGGATTAATGGGAGCCGGCGCTGTCATCTGGGGCAACTCGAGTCTTGTGCTCGCGCTTCATTTCGGTATCAGTGCCATCTCGCTTGCCACGGTTATCATGCTCACAATACTTGCATTTGAGGATAACGAAAAGCCTTCGCTGCAGCCAAAAGTAACGAAAGGCTACCGTAATTACCTGATCGCTACTATCGTTTATTCCTACGCTGTTATCTATACCGGAGCTTACGTGAAGCACTCCGGCGGATCGGAGATGGCCGGATGGATCCATCGCGGCGCTGCTGTCGCCCTCATGCTAGTCGTAGCAGTTCTGATGATTTGGACGCTGAAACGATTCAGAGCCTATACGTCTCTTGCTGCTATGAGTGTGATGGCATTCGCATTGATACTTGTTCAGGCAGGCGCAGGTATCGCGCTCATTTTCGGGGCACCTCACTTAACATCGGTGCTTATTCACGCGCTGACAATCAGCATCATTTTCACTATTATGACCTATATGCTCGTGATCATTACGAGGCGGCCGGCCGTTTCGTCAGCAGAGCTTACAAGCACCTCCAATAACATTCATCAAAAAGAAGCAGGCCTTCATCATTAA
- a CDS encoding DUF420 domain-containing protein — MSQLKAEEQKQTNRTHTWIVILLSVIINGLVTILIFVEGGGQTFNGFDLTILPMMNAIFNSFTTVFLLGALYFILRKNIKMHRRFIYGAFTTTTLFLVTYLAYHSLASSTSYGGEGIIQYVYYFILISHIILAALIVPLSIYTFLKGFTYQVQKHRKIARWTMPLWLYVSITGVVVYFMIAPYY; from the coding sequence GTGTCGCAATTAAAAGCCGAAGAACAAAAGCAGACTAATCGTACGCATACGTGGATCGTGATTCTGCTCAGTGTGATTATTAACGGGCTTGTAACAATTTTGATTTTTGTAGAAGGCGGCGGACAGACATTTAACGGTTTCGATCTGACCATTCTGCCAATGATGAATGCAATATTTAACAGCTTTACCACCGTGTTTTTACTCGGGGCTTTATACTTTATTTTACGGAAAAATATCAAGATGCACCGCCGGTTCATATACGGTGCTTTTACAACAACGACCCTTTTTCTCGTAACATATCTGGCATACCACAGCCTTGCTTCGAGTACGTCCTACGGCGGAGAAGGGATCATTCAGTATGTGTATTATTTTATTTTGATCTCTCACATTATTTTGGCAGCATTGATCGTGCCGCTTTCAATTTATACTTTTTTAAAGGGCTTTACGTATCAGGTGCAGAAGCACCGTAAAATTGCACGGTGGACGATGCCGCTGTGGCTGTATGTAAGTATTACCGGCGTAGTGGTTTATTTCATGATTGCCCCTTATTATTAG
- the ytvI gene encoding sporulation integral membrane protein YtvI, producing MTALLTKKNIFRFIGIVLALVALYFILPVSGPIILAWLTALALSPAVRLAMRSLKIKRPFSVMIVFSAFLLLLILLGYLLITQVITQVVAFSKNLPTYISNLVETVENIQTGLNNRYEQWNLPQDTIDQINNRIAEMLTGLQENIASGDLLNQATAIIASIPGYLIMFLVYLIALYLFMIDLPRLTDKFYSFLKPETTEKFQFMTSRLAEVILGFFKAQFLVSLIILAVTFIGLMIFTPEVAIVMSLIIWAIDFIPIIGSIAILAPWSIYMYISGDLVLGTQLLALGIVLLIIRRTVEPKVMGHHIGLSPLATLISLYLGLTLLGVVGFIVGPLAVIAFISAREAGLIKLNFKV from the coding sequence GTGACCGCCCTGCTGACAAAAAAAAATATCTTCCGATTTATTGGCATCGTTCTTGCCCTTGTCGCTCTTTACTTTATTCTACCTGTTTCAGGGCCGATTATTCTTGCGTGGCTGACCGCCCTGGCCCTTTCTCCGGCTGTGCGTCTCGCCATGCGTTCTCTTAAAATTAAACGGCCGTTTTCAGTTATGATCGTCTTCTCGGCTTTTCTTTTACTATTAATTCTACTCGGATATTTGTTGATTACGCAGGTAATCACTCAGGTGGTGGCTTTTTCCAAAAACCTTCCTACATATATCAGCAATCTTGTAGAAACCGTAGAAAATATTCAAACCGGGCTGAACAACCGCTACGAGCAGTGGAACCTTCCGCAGGATACTATTGACCAGATCAATAACCGGATTGCCGAGATGCTTACCGGCCTCCAGGAAAATATCGCAAGCGGCGATCTTCTGAACCAGGCGACGGCAATCATCGCTTCCATTCCCGGCTACTTGATCATGTTTTTAGTGTATTTGATCGCTCTTTATTTGTTTATGATTGACCTTCCGAGACTGACGGATAAATTCTATTCCTTTTTAAAGCCTGAAACTACTGAAAAATTTCAATTTATGACGAGCCGGCTCGCTGAAGTAATTCTAGGCTTCTTTAAAGCCCAATTTTTGGTCAGCCTGATTATACTGGCCGTTACATTTATCGGATTAATGATTTTCACTCCCGAAGTGGCAATTGTGATGAGTCTGATTATATGGGCTATTGATTTTATTCCAATTATTGGCTCCATCGCCATTCTTGCACCATGGTCTATCTATATGTATATCAGCGGCGACCTTGTCCTTGGCACACAGCTGCTGGCGCTTGGTATCGTACTGCTCATTATTCGCCGTACTGTCGAACCAAAAGTAATGGGGCACCATATCGGACTTTCGCCGCTCGCCACCTTAATCAGCCTGTACCTAGGGCTTACACTGCTCGGTGTCGTAGGCTTTATTGTCGGTCCGCTCGCAGTTATTGCTTTTATTTCTGCAAGGGAAGCAGGGCTCATCAAATTAAATTTCAAAGTATAA
- a CDS encoding PaaI family thioesterase, whose protein sequence is MTEKQSPQLTEQEMLENILTNGSPEAKELTKHYLRLLYDWDASEARSGVEHLMHTSTYWEDEETLCAQIPVHSGLHNTHGIVHGGVLTTIMDNSMGVLLSELSPVPGNILTIDIHVQFISAGTGGKLTCKASPVTVGHRISYAEAAVYDEENQLIAKADGTFYLKQTSRS, encoded by the coding sequence ATGACCGAAAAACAATCACCCCAGCTGACAGAGCAGGAAATGCTTGAAAATATTCTGACAAACGGATCCCCCGAAGCTAAGGAGCTGACTAAGCATTACCTCAGGCTGCTTTACGACTGGGACGCTTCAGAGGCCAGAAGCGGTGTGGAGCATTTAATGCACACTTCCACCTACTGGGAGGATGAAGAAACGCTCTGCGCCCAGATCCCAGTCCACTCCGGACTGCACAATACGCACGGCATCGTTCACGGCGGCGTACTGACGACGATTATGGATAATTCCATGGGGGTGCTTCTTTCGGAGCTCTCTCCTGTACCCGGTAATATTTTAACAATCGATATTCATGTACAATTCATCTCCGCCGGTACCGGCGGAAAGCTCACCTGCAAAGCATCTCCGGTCACCGTTGGCCACCGGATCTCCTATGCCGAAGCCGCCGTTTATGATGAAGAAAACCAGCTCATCGCAAAGGCAGACGGTACCTTTTATTTAAAACAGACCTCCCGCTCCTGA
- a CDS encoding YlbF family regulator, whose product MSVIEASTSVDILEQSEQLGHMVVESDIYIEYKEAKKAMKDDPDAQEKINNFLSWKDQYEEVQRFGAYHPDYKTTAKQVRVVKREMDMHETVIRYRQAEKALDNLLTEISTLVAESVSSSIKVPTGNPFYDNQSCGCSTGGSCGCS is encoded by the coding sequence ATGTCTGTAATAGAAGCATCGACGTCTGTAGATATCCTCGAGCAATCGGAACAGTTAGGACACATGGTTGTAGAGTCTGATATATACATTGAATATAAGGAAGCAAAAAAAGCGATGAAGGACGATCCGGATGCCCAGGAAAAAATTAATAATTTTTTAAGCTGGAAGGATCAGTACGAAGAAGTACAGCGTTTCGGAGCATATCACCCGGATTATAAGACAACCGCTAAACAGGTGAGGGTTGTAAAGCGGGAAATGGATATGCATGAGACAGTTATCCGCTATCGCCAGGCAGAAAAAGCGCTTGATAATTTACTGACCGAGATATCCACACTGGTAGCAGAATCTGTATCATCTTCCATCAAAGTGCCGACGGGCAATCCGTTTTATGATAACCAGTCATGCGGCTGTTCGACTGGGGGAAGCTGCGGCTGCTCCTGA
- a CDS encoding SRPBCC family protein: MFKGVFEAQTVVPASKEEVWNYFQDPVQLEEMTQFPEVEVESSGKTEEGAEIRLYLYFGIWKTVWDSVITYVDAPNAFQDEGKKLPFPFTAWRHTHTFQDLGPLTGVHDYIEFESVVPAWMVKCFLSGMFKSRKAFVVNQFSPENKRRSAFD, translated from the coding sequence ATGTTTAAAGGTGTGTTTGAAGCCCAGACCGTAGTACCCGCGTCGAAAGAAGAAGTCTGGAACTACTTTCAGGACCCGGTGCAGCTTGAAGAAATGACGCAGTTTCCGGAAGTTGAGGTGGAATCCTCCGGAAAAACAGAAGAAGGGGCTGAGATCCGGCTGTATCTTTATTTTGGAATATGGAAAACGGTATGGGATTCGGTTATTACTTACGTGGATGCGCCGAACGCGTTTCAGGATGAAGGGAAAAAATTACCCTTTCCGTTCACGGCATGGAGGCATACTCATACTTTCCAGGATCTCGGACCGCTCACGGGGGTTCATGATTATATCGAATTTGAGTCGGTGGTACCGGCCTGGATGGTAAAATGCTTTTTAAGCGGGATGTTTAAAAGTCGTAAAGCCTTTGTAGTAAATCAGTTCAGTCCGGAAAATAAAAGAAGGTCCGCTTTCGATTAA
- the cbpB gene encoding cyclic-di-AMP-binding protein CbpB, translated as MTVLHELKNTNIMDQEIAELIIGHEKVAHVQAANPLDHALLILIKSGYTAVPVLDTHYRVQGQISKAQVLDTILGTERIEMDKLHEHTVESVMSEKVPKMNVDDNFGKALTLSINHPFVCIEDDEGAFVGLITRRAILVMVHREFQSD; from the coding sequence ATGACAGTGCTTCATGAGCTAAAAAACACGAATATTATGGATCAGGAAATAGCTGAACTGATTATCGGCCACGAAAAAGTAGCCCATGTGCAGGCAGCCAACCCCCTCGACCATGCGCTTTTAATATTAATTAAATCTGGGTACACCGCAGTTCCGGTGTTAGATACGCACTACCGAGTCCAGGGCCAGATCAGCAAAGCCCAGGTACTTGATACGATTCTCGGCACAGAGCGAATCGAAATGGATAAGCTTCATGAGCATACCGTGGAATCGGTCATGTCGGAAAAGGTTCCGAAAATGAACGTGGATGATAACTTCGGAAAGGCATTGACGCTTTCCATTAATCACCCATTTGTATGTATTGAAGATGATGAAGGTGCTTTTGTGGGACTCATTACACGGCGGGCTATTCTGGTTATGGTCCACCGCGAATTTCAATCGGATTAA
- a CDS encoding MerR family transcriptional regulator, whose product MSSYKDKKVITIGVMSELTGLSERKIRYYEERKLIYPDRTSGGTRKYSFLDVERLLDIAEKMEDGMQTFEIRRMEQKKMKNKELRERMLRGQLNAAFNMRKG is encoded by the coding sequence ATGTCGTCATACAAAGATAAAAAAGTAATTACGATTGGAGTTATGAGCGAATTAACCGGACTTTCCGAAAGAAAAATTCGTTACTATGAAGAGCGTAAACTGATTTACCCTGACCGCACCTCCGGCGGCACCAGGAAATATTCTTTTTTGGATGTAGAGCGACTCCTCGATATTGCAGAAAAAATGGAAGACGGCATGCAGACATTTGAAATCCGCCGCATGGAACAAAAGAAAATGAAAAACAAAGAGCTGCGGGAGAGAATGCTGCGCGGCCAGCTGAACGCAGCCTTCAATATGCGCAAAGGCTGA
- a CDS encoding aspartate kinase, with protein sequence MKVAKFGGSSLASAEQIKKVADIVATDEDRRVVVVSAPGKRNSEDTKVTDLLISLAEACLENSGVEEAKNRVLERFRSITAELNLSDDIIATIESDIEARIQFTKSNEGRFVDQMKAGGEDNNAKVVARYLQSIGTVAEYVNPNDAGLFVSDTPGNAQVLNESYDHIYKLRERDGVVVFPGFFGYSKEGELVTFSRGGSDITGSILAAGVQADLYENFTDVDSVFAANPTVVDSPCAIKRMTYREMRELSYAGFAVFHDEALIPAFRKKIPVCVKNTNNPRGSGTMIISEREYSLNPIIGIAADKGFETIYVRKYLMNREVGFGRRLLAIIEDEGVSYEHMPSGIDDTSIIIEEGQMSKEKEERIIERIMKELDADDAYIEKGYAMIMLVGEGMHETVGVAARATRAFSEKGINIEMINQGSSEVSLSFGIAEEHVDEAIRGLYEEFFSTKEVLQ encoded by the coding sequence ATGAAAGTAGCTAAATTTGGAGGAAGTTCCCTGGCAAGTGCAGAGCAGATTAAAAAGGTGGCAGACATTGTAGCGACCGATGAAGACCGCAGGGTGGTAGTAGTCTCTGCCCCGGGCAAACGAAATAGTGAAGATACAAAAGTGACAGACCTGTTAATTTCCCTTGCGGAAGCCTGCCTGGAAAATTCCGGCGTGGAAGAGGCCAAAAACAGAGTACTGGAACGCTTCCGGAGTATTACAGCCGAGCTGAATTTATCAGATGACATTATTGCGACCATTGAAAGTGATATTGAAGCCCGGATTCAGTTCACGAAAAGTAATGAAGGGCGTTTTGTGGACCAAATGAAAGCCGGTGGTGAGGATAATAACGCCAAAGTAGTGGCAAGGTATCTTCAAAGCATCGGTACCGTTGCCGAGTATGTTAATCCAAACGATGCCGGCCTGTTTGTAAGCGACACTCCTGGGAATGCCCAGGTGCTGAACGAGTCCTACGACCACATTTATAAGCTGCGTGAACGCGATGGGGTGGTAGTATTCCCGGGATTCTTCGGCTATTCGAAGGAAGGGGAACTCGTTACGTTCTCCCGGGGAGGTTCAGATATTACCGGCTCTATTCTGGCTGCCGGGGTGCAGGCAGACCTTTACGAAAACTTCACAGATGTGGACTCGGTATTTGCGGCTAACCCGACGGTAGTGGACAGTCCGTGTGCAATTAAGCGTATGACTTATCGTGAGATGCGGGAGCTTTCCTATGCAGGGTTCGCTGTATTCCATGACGAAGCGCTCATTCCGGCTTTTCGCAAAAAGATTCCGGTATGTGTGAAAAACACGAATAATCCGCGGGGAAGCGGCACGATGATCATTTCTGAACGGGAATATTCATTGAACCCAATTATCGGCATTGCGGCAGATAAAGGATTTGAAACTATCTATGTGCGCAAATACTTAATGAACCGGGAAGTAGGCTTTGGCCGCCGTCTGCTTGCGATTATTGAAGACGAAGGGGTTTCGTACGAGCACATGCCGTCAGGAATCGATGACACTTCCATCATTATCGAGGAAGGACAGATGTCCAAGGAAAAAGAAGAGCGTATCATTGAGCGGATCATGAAGGAACTGGATGCAGACGATGCCTATATTGAAAAAGGCTACGCGATGATTATGCTTGTTGGTGAGGGGATGCATGAGACAGTGGGTGTAGCTGCCCGTGCGACTCGAGCCTTCTCTGAAAAAGGTATTAACATCGAAATGATCAACCAGGGCTCATCCGAAGTGTCACTCAGTTTCGGGATTGCTGAAGAGCATGTTGATGAAGCCATCCGTGGCTTATATGAAGAATTTTTCAGCACAAAAGAAGTGCTGCAGTAA
- a CDS encoding ion transporter: MSEISTFTRFRQRLAVILDQPVFTAVVTTLILFNALLVGLETSETLYSRYENTFSVLNYILLWLFTIEVIIRFLGVFPSYHFFKSPWNWFDFFIVAVGHIFAGSAFITVLRVLRVLRVLRAITVVPSLRRLVDALLRTIPSLGNIMILMSIIFYVYAVIGTMLYRDTAPEYFGDIFQSLLTLFQVVTLESWASAVMRPIAETNPLSWIYFVSFVLVGTFVVFNLFVGVIVSNVEKAEAEESEDKLQKQLDHMESELSDIKQLLKEKQKD; this comes from the coding sequence ATGAGCGAGATATCTACCTTTACCCGTTTTCGGCAGCGTTTAGCTGTCATTTTGGATCAGCCGGTTTTCACTGCTGTTGTAACGACGCTGATTTTATTTAATGCGCTGCTGGTAGGGCTTGAAACCTCCGAAACCCTGTACAGCCGCTATGAAAACACGTTTTCTGTGTTAAATTACATACTTCTCTGGCTTTTTACTATCGAGGTTATCATCCGGTTTTTAGGTGTTTTTCCCTCCTATCATTTTTTTAAGTCTCCCTGGAACTGGTTTGATTTCTTCATCGTAGCAGTCGGGCACATCTTTGCCGGCTCGGCTTTCATTACCGTGCTCCGGGTTCTCCGGGTTCTCCGGGTCCTCCGGGCTATCACCGTTGTTCCTTCTCTGCGGCGGCTCGTGGATGCTTTGCTCCGCACCATCCCTTCGCTAGGAAACATTATGATTCTGATGAGCATCATTTTCTACGTGTACGCAGTAATTGGCACTATGCTTTACCGCGACACGGCCCCTGAATATTTTGGGGACATATTTCAGTCCTTACTGACCCTGTTTCAGGTCGTAACCCTCGAGTCATGGGCAAGCGCCGTCATGCGGCCGATCGCAGAAACCAATCCATTAAGCTGGATTTATTTTGTCTCCTTTGTGCTCGTCGGAACGTTTGTGGTGTTCAACCTGTTTGTGGGCGTCATTGTCAGTAACGTCGAAAAGGCGGAAGCTGAAGAAAGCGAAGACAAGCTGCAGAAGCAGCTTGATCATATGGAGAGCGAACTGAGCGATATTAAGCAGCTTCTAAAAGAAAAACAAAAGGATTAG
- a CDS encoding NAD(P)/FAD-dependent oxidoreductase, whose product MNPDVIIIGAGLAGWSANRELEKHGLRTAVVEKSRGLGGRMATRRLNDGRADHGAQFFTARSQSMKQTAKEWEAAGYIRNWSNGFIQLESLDQKQHFQGDGHPRYVGRAGMAPLMKNLWKGKTIEKETKITAVMPGEEGWQLRTDTDQMKTRAVLLTAPVPQSLEMLQNVPGERRWEEDLSSVRYDPCLSVMIEYEGESPLKEPGGIQTKDPRIQFVGCNYQKGISDSCVLTVHAEGDWSREHWDDSGEAFAEELCRIAGPLLDRKKVRKLHPKRWRYAKPVHMYPDRSRSYDSPYPLAFAGDAFGEGKVEGAVLSGKDAAGKIISLLQ is encoded by the coding sequence ATGAATCCGGATGTCATTATTATCGGTGCCGGCCTTGCCGGATGGAGCGCGAACCGGGAGCTGGAAAAGCACGGACTGCGCACCGCGGTTGTAGAAAAAAGCAGAGGACTTGGCGGCAGAATGGCTACACGAAGATTGAACGACGGCCGGGCGGATCACGGGGCCCAGTTTTTCACTGCGAGAAGTCAATCGATGAAACAGACGGCAAAAGAATGGGAAGCTGCCGGGTACATACGCAATTGGAGCAATGGATTTATTCAGCTCGAAAGCCTTGATCAAAAGCAGCATTTTCAGGGAGACGGTCATCCGAGATACGTTGGCCGCGCCGGGATGGCCCCGCTGATGAAAAATTTATGGAAGGGAAAAACGATAGAGAAGGAAACAAAAATTACGGCAGTCATGCCGGGAGAGGAAGGCTGGCAGCTTCGTACAGATACTGATCAAATGAAAACGCGGGCTGTCCTGTTAACCGCCCCTGTGCCGCAGTCCCTCGAGATGCTGCAAAACGTTCCCGGAGAGCGCAGGTGGGAAGAGGACCTTTCCTCCGTCCGCTACGACCCGTGCTTATCTGTAATGATCGAATATGAGGGAGAAAGTCCTCTTAAGGAGCCAGGAGGCATCCAGACGAAAGATCCGAGAATTCAGTTTGTCGGCTGTAATTACCAGAAGGGCATTTCCGATTCCTGCGTTCTTACCGTACACGCAGAAGGTGACTGGTCAAGGGAGCACTGGGACGACAGCGGTGAAGCTTTTGCCGAAGAGCTGTGCCGTATTGCCGGGCCGCTCCTTGACCGCAAAAAAGTTAGAAAGCTTCACCCGAAGCGCTGGCGCTACGCGAAGCCGGTGCATATGTATCCGGATCGTTCAAGAAGCTATGATTCGCCTTATCCACTTGCGTTTGCAGGAGACGCATTTGGCGAAGGAAAAGTGGAGGGTGCTGTTTTAAGCGGAAAGGATGCGGCGGGCAAAATTATTTCGCTGCTTCAATAA
- the proC gene encoding pyrroline-5-carboxylate reductase has translation MMTKTNLQQKTIAFIGSGSMAEAIFSGLLRHELVKPANVLGTVKSSADKQERLKEQYGIQVKTNNQEAVKAADIVVLAVKPKDAEAVVQSFAGELTKDKLLISVLAGISLSDLESFAGQDVPVVRSMPNTSAHVGASTTAICAGTYATDEDLDLAESLFKVVGSVHTISEQDIDGFTAIAGSGPAYFYYFLEAMEEMAAESGFEPEEAKSIIAQTMEGAAFRYLDSDKKPHELYQEVLSPNGVTEAAFTHLEKHRVQKHFLEAMKEASKRSGSIGD, from the coding sequence ATGATGACAAAAACAAACCTACAGCAGAAAACCATTGCATTTATCGGCTCCGGCTCGATGGCAGAGGCTATATTTTCAGGGCTGCTGCGCCATGAACTGGTCAAACCGGCAAACGTGCTCGGAACGGTGAAATCGTCTGCAGATAAGCAGGAACGACTGAAGGAGCAGTACGGCATTCAGGTAAAAACCAATAACCAGGAAGCAGTAAAAGCAGCTGATATCGTCGTTCTCGCCGTCAAACCAAAGGATGCCGAAGCGGTCGTTCAGTCATTTGCAGGCGAACTGACTAAAGATAAGCTTTTGATCAGTGTCCTGGCCGGTATTTCTTTAAGCGATCTTGAATCCTTCGCCGGACAGGATGTGCCGGTAGTCCGTTCGATGCCAAACACTTCTGCCCACGTCGGTGCCTCGACAACAGCTATATGTGCAGGCACCTATGCCACTGACGAGGATCTTGATCTTGCAGAATCGCTGTTTAAGGTAGTCGGAAGTGTGCACACAATTTCCGAGCAGGATATCGACGGCTTCACTGCAATTGCCGGAAGCGGCCCTGCCTATTTTTATTATTTCCTGGAAGCGATGGAGGAAATGGCGGCTGAATCAGGCTTCGAACCAGAGGAAGCAAAAAGTATCATCGCCCAAACCATGGAAGGGGCGGCCTTTCGCTACCTCGATTCTGACAAAAAACCGCATGAACTGTATCAGGAAGTATTGAGTCCAAATGGAGTGACTGAAGCAGCTTTCACCCATCTTGAAAAACACAGAGTCCAGAAGCATTTTTTAGAAGCCATGAAGGAAGCTTCCAAACGCTCCGGCTCCATTGGAGATTGA